The following is a genomic window from Nitrospira sp..
ATGCCGTGGATGTCGGGTATGGACAGTTTGACTGGCGCCTTCGCCAGGATGCTCGAGTTGTTTTGCATGAACGGACGAACATTCGCTATGTGGATCGAGCGTTCATCCCTGAGCCGGTCTCGCTCGTGGTTATCGACGTGTCGTTTATTTCACTCACAATGGTATTGCCCCCCGTTATGCAGTTCTTGCAGCCTGGCGCCATTGTCATCGCGCTGGTGAAACCGCAATTCGAAGTGGGGAAGGGGCAGGTCGGTCGGGGTGGAATTATCCGGGATGAGGCGCAGCGGCAGGCGGTGTTGCAACGTATTCTCGCCTGCGCGGAGGGGCTTGGGCTGATTCAGAAGGCGACGTTTGATTCTCCGATCCGTGGGAAGAAGGGGAACCTCGAGTTTCTAAGTATTTTCGAGTCTAATGAAAATATTTATGCTAAGAAAGAGTCAGATTTGAGAGGTGGTGTGTGAAGAGGTGGAGGATTGCATGAAGGTTTTAGTGACAGGTGGTGCAGGGTTTATTGGGTCGCATGTGGTGGATCGCCTGGTAGAGGAAGGGCACGATGTTGTCGTTGTAGACAATCTTTCTACAGGCAAGCGAAAGAATGTCAATCGCGCGGCGAATCTTTACAAGCTAGATATTCAGAGCTCACGGCTAGAGCGGATCTTTCGAAATGAGCGGCCCAATGTAGTCATTCACTTGGCTGCCCAGGTGAGTGTGAGAAATTCTGTTGCAGACCCTGTCTTCGATGCTCAAGTGAATATCCTCGGTACGATGAATGTGGTGCATCAGGCGGTTCAGCATGGTGCGAGGAAGGTGATCT
Proteins encoded in this region:
- a CDS encoding Putative rRNA methyltransferase YqxC (Evidence 3 : Putative function from multiple computational evidences; MaGe:77309955), coding for MVNQVRPVKDRLDRVLVARGLAQSRDVAVRMILAGEVRLDGALSDKPAKLVPLDAAIDVVSHETRFVSRGGEKLIHALEAGAIDPQGAVCLDVGCSTGGFTDCLLQRGAARVYAVDVGYGQFDWRLRQDARVVLHERTNIRYVDRAFIPEPVSLVVIDVSFISLTMVLPPVMQFLQPGAIVIALVKPQFEVGKGQVGRGGIIRDEAQRQAVLQRILACAEGLGLIQKATFDSPIRGKKGNLEFLSIFESNENIYAKKESDLRGGV